One segment of Aquimarina sp. BL5 DNA contains the following:
- a CDS encoding YebC/PmpR family DNA-binding transcriptional regulator, whose protein sequence is MGRAFEFRKARKMKRWSAMSKAFTRIGKDIVMAVKEGGPDPASNSRLRAVIQNAKSVNMPKDNVERAIKKASDKDQSDYKEVLFEGYAPHGIAILVETATDNNNRTVANVRSYFNKCDGNLGTSGSVEFMFDHTCNFRINGEGLDPEELELEFIDFGAEEVFQDEDGILIYAPFESFGAIQKELESREIEILSSGFERIPQVTKKLTPEQAADVEKLLEKIEEDDDVQNVYHSMEESSSEE, encoded by the coding sequence ATGGGAAGAGCTTTTGAGTTCAGAAAGGCACGTAAAATGAAACGTTGGTCAGCAATGTCCAAAGCATTTACTCGTATTGGTAAAGATATCGTAATGGCTGTAAAAGAAGGTGGTCCTGATCCAGCTTCTAATTCTCGTCTAAGAGCAGTAATACAGAATGCGAAGTCTGTAAACATGCCAAAAGACAATGTAGAACGCGCTATCAAAAAAGCTTCTGATAAAGACCAAAGTGATTATAAAGAAGTGCTGTTCGAAGGATATGCTCCACACGGAATTGCTATTCTTGTAGAAACTGCTACTGATAACAACAATAGAACGGTTGCCAATGTGCGATCTTATTTTAATAAGTGTGATGGTAACTTAGGAACATCTGGTTCCGTAGAATTTATGTTTGATCACACCTGCAATTTTAGAATTAATGGAGAAGGTCTTGATCCAGAGGAATTAGAACTGGAATTTATAGATTTTGGAGCAGAAGAAGTATTCCAGGATGAAGATGGAATTTTAATTTACGCTCCTTTCGAAAGCTTTGGTGCTATCCAAAAAGAATTAGAAAGTAGAGAAATTGAAATCTTATCATCCGGTTTTGAACGTATTCCACAGGTAACTAAGAAACTTACTCCAGAACAAGCTGCTGATGTAGAAAAGCTTCTGGAGAAAATAGAAGAAGATGATGATGTACAAAATGTATATCATTCTATGGAAGAGTCCTCTTCTGAAGAGTAA
- a CDS encoding DUF3822 family protein: MTQTKHKSNTFGDTKYTLSIQVSLNGLSFCTVNSDNEIITIEQDDFGIHLSPEQVLEKIKYNFDHNTDLRHNFDVVEVIYQNDLYTCVPKALFNSESLKDYLKHSIKVLENDFIAYDELDQHEIVTVYIPYTNINNFFFETFGSFTYKHASTILIDSVLSKEKNSETTRVFAHMNSKTFDLVVTNKGKLLLSNSYIYETSEDFLYYVMFAAEQLRLNPEEFKLVFLGNISKNSSCYTIAHKYIRHVDFGNRNNNTKFSEALPPIDDHQHFVLLNHF; the protein is encoded by the coding sequence ATGACTCAAACGAAACACAAGAGTAATACTTTTGGTGATACAAAATATACATTGTCCATTCAGGTAAGCCTGAATGGACTTTCTTTTTGTACAGTAAATTCTGATAATGAGATAATTACTATAGAGCAAGATGATTTTGGTATACATTTATCTCCAGAGCAAGTATTAGAAAAGATAAAATACAATTTTGATCACAATACAGACCTAAGACACAACTTTGATGTCGTAGAAGTTATTTATCAAAACGATCTGTATACGTGTGTTCCTAAAGCTTTGTTTAATTCTGAATCTCTAAAAGATTATTTAAAACACAGCATCAAAGTATTAGAAAATGATTTTATAGCGTATGATGAATTGGATCAACACGAAATAGTTACCGTTTATATCCCATACACCAATATTAATAATTTCTTTTTCGAAACTTTTGGATCATTCACCTATAAACACGCTTCGACAATACTCATAGATAGTGTTTTATCAAAAGAGAAAAATAGCGAAACTACGAGAGTTTTTGCACATATGAATTCTAAAACATTTGATCTCGTAGTTACTAATAAAGGAAAACTACTATTGAGTAATTCATATATTTATGAAACCAGTGAAGATTTTTTATATTATGTAATGTTTGCTGCTGAACAATTAAGACTGAATCCAGAAGAGTTTAAATTAGTTTTCTTAGGTAACATTTCGAAAAACAGCTCTTGTTATACCATTGCACATAAGTACATACGTCATGTGGATTTTGGGAATAGAAACAACAACACCAAATTCTCTGAAGCTTTACCTCCTATTGATGATCACCAACATTTTGTTTTATTAAATCATTTTTAG
- a CDS encoding S41 family peptidase, whose amino-acid sequence MLRIIIILCVVSSSFGQTKYQNDFENYWKIVDQYFAYFDVQKTDWNEVRRIYQPSVDTIQNDDDFIRLLEMTNNELYNGHIGLNTNLASSSRLIPTGTDIWVSYKNDCFRVSAIREGFPAEKSGIVLGMEITAYNGIEISEAIKRFLPKSVKAHTNKMYEYAANLLLAGTHNSKRSLNVNDSLTFNIENIKNNRPVKLVEAKVIDTNIGYITINNALGNNNTIQDFDKALDDLKNTNGLILDLRDTPSGGNTTVARAIMGRFIKKEAPYQRHRFVYEEKLYGVKRNTIELVSPRGEAYEKPLVILCGRWTGSMGEGMTIGFDGLNRAEIVGTDMGDLLGAIYNYTLPETNIGFQIPVEKLFHINGMPREDFSPKHYILDTQDQLQKAIEIIKESL is encoded by the coding sequence ATGCTAAGAATCATCATCATTTTATGCGTAGTGTCTAGTTCCTTTGGACAAACTAAATATCAGAATGACTTTGAAAATTATTGGAAAATAGTTGATCAATACTTTGCATATTTTGATGTCCAAAAAACAGATTGGAACGAAGTAAGAAGGATTTATCAACCTTCTGTGGATACAATTCAAAATGATGATGATTTTATTCGTTTGTTAGAAATGACTAATAATGAGCTTTATAATGGTCATATTGGTCTTAATACCAACTTGGCTTCATCAAGTAGATTAATACCGACAGGAACTGATATATGGGTGTCATACAAGAATGATTGTTTTAGGGTATCTGCAATCAGAGAAGGGTTTCCTGCAGAAAAATCTGGGATAGTATTAGGAATGGAAATAACGGCGTATAACGGTATTGAAATTTCTGAAGCTATAAAAAGATTTTTGCCTAAAAGTGTCAAAGCGCATACTAACAAAATGTATGAATATGCCGCGAATCTTCTATTAGCCGGAACTCATAATTCTAAGAGAAGTCTGAATGTTAATGACTCATTAACATTCAATATTGAAAATATAAAGAACAATAGACCAGTAAAGCTTGTAGAAGCAAAAGTAATTGATACTAATATTGGTTACATCACAATTAATAATGCTCTAGGCAACAATAATACAATTCAGGATTTTGATAAAGCTTTAGATGATTTAAAAAATACTAATGGACTTATTTTAGATCTTAGAGATACGCCTAGTGGCGGAAATACAACGGTGGCAAGAGCTATTATGGGGAGATTTATCAAAAAAGAAGCTCCTTATCAACGTCATCGTTTTGTATATGAAGAAAAGTTATACGGAGTTAAGAGAAATACAATAGAATTAGTCTCTCCAAGAGGGGAAGCGTATGAGAAACCACTGGTTATTCTTTGTGGTAGATGGACTGGTAGTATGGGAGAAGGTATGACTATTGGTTTTGATGGATTAAATAGAGCGGAAATAGTAGGTACAGATATGGGAGATTTGTTAGGTGCTATCTATAACTACACATTGCCAGAAACCAACATTGGTTTTCAGATTCCGGTAGAAAAGTTATTTCATATAAATGGAATGCCTAGAGAAGATTTTAGTCCAAAACATTATATCTTAGATACCCAGGATCAATTGCAAAAAGCAATTGAAATTATTAAAGAATCTTTATAA
- a CDS encoding 4a-hydroxytetrahydrobiopterin dehydratase has translation MMKLTETEITSRLEKMDGWEYEDNALHTSFEFENFKDAFSAMSRIAFEAEALNHHPDWSNVYNVVNVSLSTHDADGVTEKDFQLAKAIDGIVEEE, from the coding sequence ATTATGAAACTAACTGAAACTGAAATTACTTCTCGACTAGAAAAAATGGATGGTTGGGAATATGAAGATAATGCGCTTCATACATCATTCGAATTCGAAAACTTTAAAGATGCTTTTTCGGCTATGTCCCGAATTGCTTTTGAAGCTGAAGCCTTAAATCATCATCCGGATTGGTCCAATGTCTATAATGTTGTTAATGTAAGTCTATCTACACACGATGCCGATGGTGTAACTGAAAAAGATTTTCAACTTGCCAAAGCTATTGATGGAATTGTAGAAGAAGAATAA
- a CDS encoding septum formation inhibitor Maf, producing the protein MKKSLLLFGILGVLVLIACSNIKADEKTKNAEKVITENKVSALKPAKELSESFKKYWYAGNAEITSYQLEQARYGEIREGKAVLIYVTEDFLSKEQVKADYQNSENIPVLKLNATKKFNTGIYPYSIMQSTFYPVADNQHAIKISSSMQEWCGHVYAQLNNRKKFDIMSHSYFEGEADQNFALDKEILENELWAKIRIDPNNLPQGDLKIIPSFEYSRLKHKEIKAYSAEATLQKDATSNIYTISYPELNRSISITFNSSFPYEIEGWTEIFKSGFGTNAKELITKATKLKSIKSAYWGKNSNKDEVLRQELGL; encoded by the coding sequence ATGAAAAAGTCATTGCTCCTATTCGGGATATTAGGCGTTCTGGTACTTATTGCTTGCAGTAATATCAAAGCAGATGAAAAGACCAAAAATGCTGAAAAAGTAATTACCGAAAATAAGGTATCAGCTTTAAAACCAGCAAAAGAGCTTTCAGAAAGTTTTAAAAAATACTGGTATGCAGGTAATGCAGAAATTACGTCTTATCAATTAGAACAAGCTCGATATGGTGAAATCAGGGAAGGAAAAGCTGTTCTCATTTACGTAACCGAAGATTTTCTTAGTAAAGAACAAGTCAAAGCAGATTATCAAAACTCTGAAAATATTCCCGTTCTAAAGCTAAATGCAACCAAAAAGTTTAATACTGGTATATATCCATATTCTATTATGCAAAGTACTTTTTACCCTGTTGCAGATAATCAACACGCCATTAAAATATCTAGCTCCATGCAAGAGTGGTGTGGGCACGTATATGCGCAATTAAACAATAGAAAGAAATTTGATATTATGTCTCACTCCTATTTTGAAGGGGAAGCAGATCAGAATTTTGCATTAGATAAAGAAATTCTAGAAAACGAATTATGGGCAAAAATTAGAATTGACCCTAATAACTTACCACAAGGAGATTTAAAAATTATTCCTTCTTTCGAATATTCTAGACTAAAGCACAAAGAGATCAAAGCATATTCTGCAGAAGCTACTTTGCAAAAAGATGCAACTTCTAATATCTATACAATAAGCTACCCAGAATTAAACAGAAGTATTAGCATTACTTTTAATAGTTCTTTCCCGTACGAAATAGAAGGATGGACAGAAATTTTTAAAAGTGGTTTTGGAACTAACGCTAAAGAATTAATCACAAAAGCTACCAAATTAAAAAGCATCAAATCTGCTTATTGGGGAAAGAATAGTAATAAAGATGAAGTGCTAAGGCAAGAACTTGGACTTTAA
- the kdsB gene encoding 3-deoxy-manno-octulosonate cytidylyltransferase yields MNKTNLKTIAMIPARYAASRFPGKLMQDLEGKSVILRTYEAAVSTSLFSEVYVVTDSDIIFKEITAHGGKAIMSIKEHDCGSDRIAEAVENMDIDIVVNVQGDEPFTERESLEKVLGVFQGDDADKIDLASLMTPMNDWDDIVNPNSVKVIVDKDDYALYFSRAPIPYPRDKEISHTYYKHKGIYAFRKQAILDFYRLPMRTLEASEKIECIRYLEYGKNIKMIETHHEGVEIDTPEDLEKARNLINKQNLLNITSTVTSKVKESTHKNFPMVPRVVFGKGSFNQLEQILSPERKNGAPFIYLIDDVFEKNKTFIEDRINLLGNDNIVYISTKEEPKTSQVDQLVSKFKSAYSYTPSGIIGIGGGSIMDLAKAVAIMMNNTGSATEYQGWDLVDNKAVYHVGIPTISGTGAEVSRTTVLTGPEKKLGINSDFTPFDQVILDPELIKEVPKDQWFYTGMDCYIHCIESLNGTYLNAFSQSYGEKAYDLCKEIFLEKTLDKEEADAKLMMASWHGGMSIAYSQVGVAHAMSYGLAYVLGTKHGIGNCIVFDKLGEYYPEGVALFKKMKEVHNIELPTGICTDVTEEQLDTMASVALGLVPLWENALGENWQEKMNADTLKAIYRTL; encoded by the coding sequence TTGAACAAAACGAATCTGAAAACTATCGCAATGATTCCTGCGAGATACGCTGCATCCCGATTTCCTGGGAAATTAATGCAGGATCTTGAGGGGAAATCAGTTATTCTAAGAACATACGAGGCTGCTGTAAGTACATCATTATTTAGTGAGGTTTATGTAGTTACCGATAGCGATATCATTTTTAAAGAAATTACTGCGCACGGTGGCAAAGCTATCATGAGTATTAAGGAGCACGACTGCGGAAGTGATAGAATCGCTGAAGCTGTGGAGAATATGGATATTGATATTGTAGTCAATGTCCAGGGAGATGAACCCTTTACAGAAAGAGAGAGCCTTGAAAAGGTTTTGGGAGTCTTTCAAGGGGATGATGCGGATAAAATAGATCTAGCAAGTCTTATGACTCCAATGAATGATTGGGATGATATAGTGAACCCAAATAGCGTGAAGGTAATTGTAGATAAAGACGATTACGCTTTATATTTTTCTCGCGCCCCAATTCCATATCCTAGAGATAAAGAAATTAGCCATACATATTATAAACACAAAGGAATTTATGCATTTAGAAAGCAAGCAATTCTAGATTTTTATCGCCTACCGATGAGAACTTTAGAGGCTTCTGAGAAAATTGAATGTATTAGATATCTAGAGTATGGTAAGAATATAAAAATGATAGAAACACATCATGAAGGTGTGGAAATAGATACCCCGGAAGATTTAGAAAAAGCAAGGAATTTAATTAATAAACAAAATCTTTTGAATATTACATCTACGGTTACCTCTAAAGTGAAAGAATCAACCCATAAGAATTTTCCTATGGTACCAAGAGTGGTTTTTGGTAAAGGATCCTTTAACCAACTAGAGCAAATCCTCTCTCCTGAAAGAAAAAATGGAGCCCCTTTTATTTATCTTATTGATGATGTTTTTGAAAAAAATAAAACGTTTATTGAAGATAGAATAAATTTATTAGGCAATGATAATATTGTTTATATATCTACGAAAGAAGAACCTAAAACTTCTCAGGTAGACCAACTGGTATCAAAGTTTAAGAGTGCCTACAGTTATACACCAAGCGGTATTATTGGTATTGGTGGAGGATCTATAATGGATTTGGCAAAAGCAGTGGCGATTATGATGAACAATACTGGTAGTGCTACAGAGTACCAAGGTTGGGATCTTGTAGACAATAAGGCTGTGTATCATGTAGGTATTCCAACAATTTCTGGAACGGGAGCAGAAGTGTCAAGAACAACAGTATTGACAGGCCCTGAAAAGAAATTAGGTATCAATTCTGATTTTACACCTTTTGATCAGGTGATTTTAGATCCAGAATTAATAAAAGAGGTGCCTAAAGATCAATGGTTTTATACAGGAATGGATTGTTACATCCATTGTATAGAATCTTTAAATGGTACGTATCTTAATGCATTTAGTCAGAGTTATGGCGAAAAAGCATATGACCTTTGCAAAGAAATCTTTTTAGAAAAAACATTAGATAAAGAAGAGGCAGACGCAAAACTTATGATGGCTTCTTGGCATGGAGGTATGAGTATTGCTTATTCACAAGTAGGTGTTGCACACGCTATGAGTTATGGATTAGCATATGTTTTAGGAACTAAGCATGGAATAGGGAACTGTATTGTTTTTGATAAGCTTGGAGAATATTACCCTGAGGGTGTAGCACTTTTTAAGAAAATGAAAGAAGTTCATAATATTGAACTGCCTACAGGAATTTGTACCGATGTAACAGAAGAACAACTAGATACTATGGCTTCTGTAGCGCTAGGTTTAGTACCTTTATGGGAAAACGCTTTAGGTGAAAATTGGCAAGAGAAGATGAATGCTGATACTTTGAAGGCAATTTATCGTACATTATAA
- a CDS encoding 1-acyl-sn-glycerol-3-phosphate acyltransferase, with protein sequence MRKLSSFIFHKIMGWKMIGDFDEDNIKKCVVIAVPHTSWHDFYIGLLIRQVAGVKISFMGKKELFKWPFGWYFRKVGGIALDRTPGQNKVEAIAKEFEKRNELRLTLAPEGTRKKVSSWKTGFYYIAQAANVPILMVAFDFGKKQVVISSPFYPTDDIEKDLQSMYGFFKGVKGKIPEYSFEPEPEV encoded by the coding sequence ATGAGAAAACTATCATCTTTTATATTTCACAAAATTATGGGATGGAAGATGATAGGAGATTTTGATGAGGACAATATAAAGAAGTGTGTTGTTATTGCAGTTCCACACACCAGTTGGCATGATTTTTATATAGGGTTGCTTATTCGGCAGGTTGCCGGTGTTAAAATCAGTTTTATGGGCAAGAAGGAACTTTTTAAATGGCCATTTGGTTGGTATTTTAGAAAAGTTGGAGGAATTGCATTGGATAGAACCCCTGGTCAAAATAAAGTTGAAGCTATTGCAAAAGAGTTTGAGAAGCGTAACGAACTTAGATTGACATTGGCTCCGGAAGGAACAAGGAAAAAGGTATCTTCATGGAAAACAGGTTTTTATTATATAGCCCAGGCTGCTAATGTGCCTATCCTTATGGTCGCTTTTGATTTTGGAAAAAAACAAGTGGTTATATCTTCCCCGTTTTACCCTACTGATGATATTGAAAAAGATTTACAATCTATGTATGGTTTCTTTAAAGGCGTAAAAGGAAAAATTCCTGAGTATAGTTTTGAGCCCGAACCCGAAGTTTAG
- a CDS encoding RsmD family RNA methyltransferase produces the protein MRIISGKYKGKRLQAPKKLPVRPTTDMAKEGLFNILNHHYVFSQVTLLDLFAGTGNISYEFASRGAEHITAVDTHYACVGYIKSIAKELDFDIDTIKSDVYHYLEKVKRKSDIIFADPPYDFTDEQFSKIAELVFKNDLLNEDGILIIEHSKHTKLDSVTNFSNGRKYGGSVFSFFEKSKL, from the coding sequence ATGCGAATTATCTCTGGAAAATATAAAGGAAAAAGATTACAGGCTCCCAAAAAATTACCCGTACGACCCACAACCGATATGGCAAAAGAAGGATTGTTTAATATCCTTAACCATCATTATGTATTTTCTCAGGTTACGCTACTTGATCTTTTTGCGGGAACAGGCAATATTAGCTATGAATTTGCTTCACGTGGCGCAGAACATATTACGGCTGTAGATACGCACTATGCCTGTGTAGGCTATATAAAAAGTATAGCCAAAGAACTTGATTTCGATATCGATACCATAAAAAGTGATGTATACCATTATCTGGAAAAAGTAAAACGAAAATCAGATATTATTTTTGCCGATCCACCATATGACTTTACAGATGAACAGTTTTCGAAAATTGCTGAATTAGTTTTTAAGAACGATTTACTTAATGAAGATGGTATTTTGATTATAGAACATTCTAAACACACCAAATTGGATAGTGTTACTAACTTTAGTAATGGTCGCAAATATGGGGGTTCTGTTTTTAGTTTTTTTGAAAAAAGCAAGCTTTAG
- a CDS encoding ATP-dependent RecD-like DNA helicase, translated as MRETEFYQLLKDDFPFEPTIRQDIVLQKLSAFILSGTKDSLFLLKGYAGTGKTTLIGTLVKNLGKAKLNAVLLAPTGRAAKVISNYSGRQAQTIHRNIYYPKKTSSGGLAFQLKQNKSRNTIFIVDEASMIPDTPSDSKLFENGSLLDDLMMYVYSGHNCKILFIGDTAQLPPVRLEVSPALDADNLSMGFNKDVTQIELDEVVRQAEDSGILMNATSLRELLNDGFYESFQFNIEGYPDIIRLIDGHDIMDALNDSYASSGHEESVIILRSNKRANIYNQQIRSRILFQEEELSAGDYLMVVKNNYFWLDNKSDAGFIANGDIIKILEIYAIKELYGFRFAEVKIAMVDYPDQKPLETVLILDTLTSETPSLSYEESNKLYQEVMKDFDGEKSKYKKFLGVKNNKFFNGLQVKFSYAITCHKSQGGQWDTVFIEQPYLPDGINKDYLRWLYTAVTRAKEKLYLIGFKDDFFIEN; from the coding sequence ATGAGGGAAACAGAGTTTTATCAGTTATTAAAAGACGATTTTCCTTTTGAACCTACTATAAGACAGGATATTGTACTTCAGAAGCTTTCCGCTTTTATCTTATCAGGCACAAAAGATTCACTTTTTTTATTAAAAGGGTATGCAGGAACAGGAAAAACAACTTTAATAGGAACTTTAGTCAAAAATCTGGGGAAAGCAAAATTAAATGCTGTTTTATTAGCTCCTACAGGGCGCGCTGCAAAGGTAATTAGTAATTATTCGGGTAGACAAGCCCAGACAATACACAGAAATATTTATTACCCAAAAAAAACGAGTAGCGGAGGGCTGGCTTTTCAATTAAAACAAAACAAGAGTAGAAATACCATCTTTATAGTAGATGAAGCTTCTATGATACCCGATACACCTAGTGATAGTAAATTATTTGAAAATGGATCATTATTAGATGATTTAATGATGTATGTATATTCGGGTCATAATTGCAAAATTCTTTTTATTGGTGATACAGCTCAGTTGCCACCGGTTAGGTTAGAAGTGAGTCCTGCTTTGGATGCTGATAATTTATCAATGGGTTTTAATAAAGATGTAACCCAGATTGAATTAGACGAAGTAGTTCGACAGGCCGAGGATAGTGGTATTCTAATGAATGCAACATCTTTAAGAGAGCTTTTGAACGATGGATTTTATGAGTCTTTCCAGTTTAATATTGAAGGATATCCAGATATTATAAGATTGATTGATGGACACGATATTATGGATGCCTTAAATGATTCGTACGCTAGTTCCGGTCATGAGGAATCCGTTATTATACTTAGGTCGAATAAAAGAGCTAATATTTATAATCAACAGATTCGTTCTAGAATACTTTTTCAGGAAGAAGAACTCTCTGCTGGGGATTACTTAATGGTTGTAAAGAATAATTATTTTTGGTTAGACAATAAAAGTGATGCAGGATTTATAGCAAATGGCGATATTATCAAAATTCTGGAAATTTACGCTATAAAGGAATTGTATGGATTTCGTTTTGCAGAAGTGAAGATTGCTATGGTAGATTATCCAGACCAAAAGCCACTGGAAACCGTTTTGATTTTGGACACGTTAACTTCAGAAACACCTTCTTTATCATATGAAGAATCCAATAAATTGTATCAGGAGGTAATGAAAGATTTTGATGGAGAAAAATCAAAGTATAAGAAGTTTCTTGGAGTGAAAAACAATAAGTTTTTTAATGGGTTACAAGTAAAATTCTCTTATGCGATTACTTGTCATAAATCACAAGGAGGGCAGTGGGATACTGTTTTCATAGAGCAACCGTATCTTCCTGATGGAATCAATAAAGATTATTTACGTTGGTTGTATACTGCGGTTACTAGAGCTAAAGAAAAATTGTATCTTATTGGCTTTAAAGACGATTTTTTTATTGAGAATTAA
- a CDS encoding DUF4126 domain-containing protein produces MQETILSVCLGIGLAASVGFRVFLPLLAVSLAGHYGVIPLNSSWEWVGSNVALIVLSIATVVEILAYYIPWFDNLLDTIAIPLAAIAGTAVMVSTVVDLSPAVTWALAIIAGGGTATTVKSTMGASRLTSTATTGGLANPVIATVETGTASVMSLVSIFIAPLAIILVILIFFGLRKVYKKLFRRSS; encoded by the coding sequence ATGCAAGAAACAATTTTAAGCGTTTGTTTAGGAATTGGACTGGCAGCTTCTGTTGGTTTTAGAGTATTTCTGCCATTATTAGCAGTTAGTTTGGCAGGTCATTATGGAGTTATTCCTTTAAATTCTAGTTGGGAATGGGTAGGGAGTAATGTAGCCTTAATCGTTCTATCTATAGCTACAGTAGTTGAAATTTTAGCTTATTATATCCCGTGGTTTGATAATTTACTCGATACTATAGCAATTCCTCTTGCAGCAATAGCCGGTACGGCAGTTATGGTGTCAACTGTTGTTGATTTGAGTCCTGCAGTAACTTGGGCGCTGGCTATTATAGCAGGCGGAGGAACAGCAACCACTGTAAAAAGTACGATGGGAGCATCTAGGTTAACATCTACAGCAACTACTGGGGGATTGGCAAACCCTGTTATTGCAACTGTAGAAACAGGAACAGCATCAGTTATGTCTCTAGTATCTATTTTCATAGCACCGTTGGCAATTATTTTGGTGATACTGATTTTCTTTGGTTTAAGAAAAGTTTATAAAAAACTATTTAGACGCTCTTCTTGA
- a CDS encoding geranylgeranylglycerol-phosphate geranylgeranyltransferase: MQAYLKLIKFDNLILIAIAQLCIKYGLFEPFDIAITLNGFGISLLIIATISLVAAANVMLYIENREYAIKKENTNSTISEKIANRLFIVFNIIGVAIGFYLSNIIGSPKLAALFIVVSGIFYIYATYLKEILVLKNVIIGVLMALALISVAIFDLLPAITDQNRASQKVIFLIIVDYSIFAFTIVTIREIVKDCLSMDKDHNAGIQTIPIALGKDRTVKLIGALTIIPIGLVIYYVYTYLFSNSTAVVLVLGFLVAPLLYFMFKSWSAETNKDFKTLSLILKVVLFLASSSILQFQFILL; this comes from the coding sequence ATGCAAGCATATTTAAAGCTAATTAAATTCGATAATCTCATTCTAATAGCAATAGCACAATTATGTATTAAATATGGTCTTTTTGAACCTTTTGACATTGCTATTACCTTAAATGGATTCGGAATTTCACTTTTAATTATCGCTACAATTTCTTTGGTTGCAGCAGCAAATGTTATGCTATATATTGAAAACAGAGAATATGCTATTAAAAAAGAAAACACAAATAGCACAATCTCTGAAAAGATCGCTAATCGTCTTTTTATAGTTTTTAATATTATCGGCGTTGCCATTGGATTCTATCTATCCAATATCATAGGAAGCCCTAAGCTAGCGGCTTTGTTTATAGTAGTGTCTGGTATATTTTATATCTACGCTACATATTTAAAGGAAATTTTAGTTCTAAAAAACGTGATTATAGGTGTTCTAATGGCATTGGCTTTAATTTCTGTTGCAATTTTTGATTTACTTCCTGCTATCACCGATCAGAACAGAGCTTCGCAGAAAGTTATCTTTCTAATTATAGTCGACTATTCTATTTTTGCTTTTACGATCGTTACTATTCGAGAAATTGTAAAAGACTGCTTATCAATGGACAAGGATCATAACGCTGGCATACAAACTATTCCTATTGCCTTAGGAAAAGATCGCACCGTAAAACTCATCGGAGCATTAACTATAATTCCGATTGGACTAGTTATCTACTATGTTTACACATATCTATTTAGCAATTCTACTGCTGTTGTTTTAGTTTTGGGATTCTTGGTAGCACCTTTATTATATTTTATGTTCAAAAGCTGGAGCGCAGAAACCAATAAGGACTTTAAAACGTTGAGTCTTATTTTAAAAGTGGTACTGTTTTTAGCTTCTTCATCTATATTACAATTTCAATTTATTCTACTATAA
- a CDS encoding Maf-like protein, whose amino-acid sequence MLKELLKNHNLILASGSPRRQQFFKDLDLDFTIQLKEVNEIYPDHLKASSISDYLAKLKADEFTQLKSNDILVTSDTIVWHHNKAIGKPKDAQDAKNMIASLSGETHEVITSVCFKTATTTEIINQITKVTFKPLTAEEINYYVDTFSPMDKAGAYGIQEWIGYIGITHIEGSYFNVMGLPVQLVYETLMKLAGS is encoded by the coding sequence ATGCTAAAAGAATTATTAAAGAATCATAACCTTATTCTGGCGTCAGGATCACCTAGAAGGCAACAATTCTTCAAAGATTTAGATTTAGACTTCACGATCCAATTGAAAGAAGTCAACGAAATATATCCTGATCATCTTAAAGCATCTTCGATATCTGATTATCTGGCAAAATTAAAAGCAGATGAATTCACACAACTAAAATCAAATGATATTTTAGTTACTAGTGATACGATCGTTTGGCACCATAATAAAGCAATAGGAAAACCTAAAGATGCACAGGACGCTAAAAATATGATAGCCTCATTATCCGGAGAAACTCATGAGGTCATTACATCGGTATGTTTTAAGACAGCTACTACTACCGAAATTATAAATCAAATCACAAAAGTTACCTTTAAACCCCTTACTGCTGAGGAAATAAACTATTATGTGGATACTTTTTCTCCAATGGACAAAGCAGGCGCTTATGGCATACAAGAATGGATTGGTTATATAGGTATCACTCACATAGAAGGAAGTTACTTTAATGTTATGGGGCTTCCTGTTCAACTTGTTTATGAAACGTTAATGAAACTTGCCGGATCATAG